Part of the Fundulus heteroclitus isolate FHET01 chromosome 20, MU-UCD_Fhet_4.1, whole genome shotgun sequence genome, agaagcttgtaagtcctgaacgggggagagaggcagAGTCAAAagtcacgggcggctcttggcctttttcataaggctggtagcagatggggaaaaactgttcttgtggcgtgaggttctggtcctgatggaccgcagcctcctgccagagggaagtgactgaaatagtctgtgactggggtgaagggatcagccacaatcttcctgcacgccttagagtcctggaggcgtacaggtcctggagagatggaagattgcagccaatcaccttctctgcagacctgatgacacgctgcagtctgctctggtccttagcggtggcaccagcgtaccagatggtgatggaggaggtgaaaatggactcaatgatggaggagtaaaactgcaccatcattgtaacctgacaacagccagatgcatgtctcgctccacctagctccactcacatccatctgggacatcgccataggaattgcctttattgaaagCTAgggcttatcaaaaattcttgcatatgattggataagccacttgtctgtcatctttatcgacgtgctatttcaaccactcacaccgaagcttaCCCGTGAcactgatgagagcgacgcaggttatgtgtttgcggctctagtggcacgcgttttatttacagtgagctgacaggaagaggggggtggggggagacaggcggcaaagcgccgtgggtcggagtcgattccgggcggaccgcgttgaggactaaaggcctcctaatatggttcgcgctaaccgctaacggttagcggctaaccgcttgccaaatccggtcgggagaagggcgaaaacatggtttccaccaacaaaagccttcagagccgttctctgatgttcttttaatgaaacaatatcaggtagattggacaacacagaagaaatagcagcatcaatgctaacgcttgcttcctcgatgcgagccgccattgttgttggaatctcacggtcgcttctccgctacgtcacatccaggaaacacccgccctgcgtcctgattggccagaccataaatttggttggggaaatcactttcaatgggcgatgtcccagatgtatgtgagtggagctaggcggagcgagacatgcatctggctgttgtcaggttaccatcattgtccttggcaggttgaatttcttcagctgccttcttcaggaagtacatcctctgctgggctttcttggtgagggagttggtgttcagctcccacttaaggtcctgggagatgatagttcccaggaagtggaaagactccacagtgtcgatggtggagtcacagagggtgatgggggtagctggggctgagttcttcctgaagtccacaaccatctccactgtttttacagtgttgagcttcaggttgttctccctgcaccaggtcaccagatggtcagcctcccacctgtaagcggactcgtcaccatcagagatgagtcccatgagagtggtgtcagGCAGACCTTAAAGTGAGCCTGatttaaaaaccaaacattttacttaaaaatATGGGAGATTCTGTCCTTCCGTCCTAAAATGTCTGTTTAAAGCTTTAAAGTAATCATTTCtagttttattaaagttttacTGGAAGTAACTTTGGCCTTTTAGGGTTTTAGCTACAGAAGATGATGTTTCCATGTTAGAGGAACCTCTGAGGAACCAGAGCAAGAACGTTGGGAAATGCAGCTTTTTACCTGCGGTCTATGATGTGTTGCAAAGCAAAGGCGTCGCCTCTCTGCTTACCTGCTCATGACGTATCTACAGTGTTGTGACTAGGGATGTAACGATAATAAAATCCCACGGTACGATACAATTTCGATATTGACCTCACAGTACGATATTTATTGCGATATTGTGGAAAAGCTCACGGTACTGTTAAATAGCTCACAATAGTGTTTGTGATGATAATAgcaaaaaaatagaatttttttctgcttttaccaGTCAACAGGCAatttattgttatatttatgGATCATGACAACATAAAACGCTGATCACATAGTGCTTTTAAAGTGCAAGTTTTGGTCAGGAACATCAATATTCTGTTGATTCTTCTGTGCAATGTTCAAGTTAAGAAGCAACCAGAACAATTGTAAACAATAGGGAATtccttttaagtgcaaacaaatATCAAGTTAAGTCAGGTTTAAATGTGCAAGGcaaataaaagcagccttttaaaACTGGTATTTAGGAACATAACttaaacctaaataaaatagtcagtcaaaaagcctttaaaaaaaacactgacctaTCAGTTAGCTTATGTTCACGTTTTTCATCAGAAAGAtctacatttcaagaaaaaaaatccagtctgGAAAAAAGCCTTCTGAAAAACACTGAACTATCCTTTAGCTAATGCTCAAGTTTTTCTCTAGAAAGATCAAAAGATCTACATTGCAAGGGAGAAGAAGAGACCTCTGGGCATTTACAATATCCCCTGCTGTTGAAAATACCCTTTCACTGGGCACCGAGGTAGCGGGTATACACAGGTAGGTCTTTGTTAATGAAGACAGAATAGGATCCCGCCCTGCATTGTCTTTCCACCACTTAAGAGGGCAAGCAGACAGAGAAACTAATGCTTCTTTGCAATAAGAGTCAATTTCTGCCTGAATTCCACCTGTGACTTGATTACTGCTAAAAGAAGAGCCAAGGAGGTCCTCAAGGGCATGCTTCTTAAGAGGAGGCACAAAGCTCACGCTGCTGTCATCCAGATCTGCTGGATGTGGGCTCCTGGGCAGCACATCTTGGTCCTGGTTcgtaaatgataaaaaaaatacataatattaggattttgttacattttattgtatttctctCAATTTTGTCTATGGCACagcattaaattttttttacctattgtTGCATTTGTAATGCTTTCAACTTTAATCTTTCAAAGAcgtcctctctctctccactgCCTAGATGTTGCAAGGTTCGAAAGCGTGGATCCAAAGCACTGCTCTCCTGCATGAACTTTTCATCTTCTCCTTATCTGTCAGTAAGATCCTTCAGAATGGCTGCCTTCATCTGAGCAATGGCATTTGAGTCGTGATTATCTGTGACCATGCTGTCttgaatcatttattttagtgGTGAAATGAGAGATATTGTTGGTTGTGACTCATCACAGAGAACAGTGGTGGCCTTTTTTATTGGTGAAAGAATCTTCACAAGATCCTCTGCATTTGCAATGTCAGATGTGTCCAAAGTGTCAATTACACGTAACTTGTGTCTCAGTTCATCACTCAGTAGGGCTGCAGCAACAGCTTGTTGTTGTTCAAGGTATCGCTCTACCATGTCCAGAGAGCTATTCCATCTTGTCACTACATCAATAATGAGTTTATGTACAGGGAGATTGAGTAGTTTTTGTTTGGTGGTCAGCACGGCTGTGGTTGTAGTACTGCGGTGAAAAAACTTGCTACACGTCTGACTCTAGACGGCTCACTGCGTTGACCTTTAAACCTGCTTGGGAGGCGAGGTTTAGTGTGTGCATAAAGCACCGTATGTGAGGGGACAGGTCGGCTTCCTTAACCGCTACTCGCATATTACTTGCGTTGTCAGTAACAACAGCGAGCCTTGTTCCAATCTTGTCCAGCCTCCACTCTTTGACTGCAGATTTAAGGACTTCGGCTATGTTTACGCCAGTGTGTGATTCGCTGAGCTGTCTAGTTTGTAAAACGTAACTTTGCATTTCCCATTCACTCGTCAAAACAAGCGCCGTAATAGTGATGTAACTGTGAGTCGCTCAGGAAGTTCACCCATCAGTGGTAATAGCAATGCACTCAGGCTGTTTAAGGTTCAACGTGACACGTTCTTTTGTCTCACGGTAAAGAGCGGGGAACACAGTTTGACTAAAATGAGCCCGCAACGGCATTTGATACTTCGGATCAAGCTTGGCCACTAACCTTTTAAATCCTTTCCCATCTACAGCAGAAAAGGGATGCAAATTACACGCTATGTATTCCGCAATGTACCTCGTGATTTCTTGAGCCCTTGCGCTGTTGTGTGGCATAGTTGTTGAAAATGCCTCCTTCAGGGTTTTTTGACCGGACAGGGTATTCTTTGAGAGAGAATCTGCGAACTTTTCCGGATGATGAGTCGTCAGATGACTTTGCATATTGCTTGTGTTTCCCGTGTTGTATCGCAGTTTACTGTGGCAGTGTTTGCATATAGTCCATTGTCTGCCCACCACCACCTTCTCTCCTTTTGCGTTTTTTGACACGGCGAAACCAAAATATTTCCAGACATCTGACTTAAAAGCTGCAGGGGCAGGCATAATCTCaactttggggttgttgtttTCAACCTTACAAGTATCGCTGTTAGCCATGCTGGCTTGCTGTGAGCTTGCGTGGACAGCGTACAATCCTATCGCAAAGGATCATGGTCTATGTAGTTAACAATGTTCCGTGGGACTGTGTTTATTCCTCTTGCTTTTTGACGGACACCTGtcctttttattattgtaaCCCAACCACGACAATATCGAGACACGTTTACCACCGCAATAGGGTGATAATGTCAATATCGTTACATCCCTAGTTTTGACCCACTCTGCTTTGCTGCACTAATTTAATTCAGACACATGGAGGGTTATCTAGCATCAGTGCCCTGCTTGAGTTCATGCTAATCAATAGGACTTaactctggactttgactaggccactccataATCTGGTCTTATTTTCACAAACGAATGGCTGGTCATTCTCCTTCAGGAACTTCTGCTAGAGGGCAGAACCTGTTGTTCCATTAATTAAAGAACATCATCCAGAACATTTAGCAGCTAAACAGCCCAAAGCATCACACCACCTCCACCATGTCTGATTGTagataaaatgtcctctttcTGAAACGCTGTGTTAGCTTTACAGCAGATGTAATGGGACCCACACCTTCCAGAAAGAAGGAAGGTGTGGGTCCACGTCATTCTATATAGTCACGTGGGTCCCTGGCAGGTCACAAGTGACTTTGTCGTCATTAGTACTCGacctgcgcatgcgcaagaacaatcattcagtgcttgaagCACCGCCTGTGgtggtcagtagggatgaaatagaaccgTAACTTGCCTCCGATATTCTCTCACTGCTTAGCTAGCTGCTACGTTATAAGACACTTCATGttgataaaatcaaaataaaagcacttcatGTCCTTTCATTGGTTGAGGAGTCCATGAAATCAGTCCATGGGCCACAGATGGCCCTCAGACTGGACTCTGTATCCCTTTAGCCTATAGAGACTCCTCTCTCTGGATTCTCCCAATACAGTGAATtgttctggaagaaaactacaATAATAGCTTAATGTGTaaagagatagatagatagatagatagatagatagatagatagatagatagatggatatctttgtcattttgtatgcacaaagtgcgcacagaacgaaatttcgtttgcatacaaaCAGAGTAACTGAAACATGTGGAGCAGATTTATGATCCATGTTTATTactttgtcttcttcttctgttagATCGAAGCAGAACTCTGACAGAAACACTGACGTCAATCCGCTCACCAACGGTTTTGACCTGCTAACCAATCACAGAGCAGCTCCAAGGAAGGGGAGGTGGTTTTCTGACAGCGACATCGACTCAGACGAGGAAATCCACAGGCTGGTGGCCGCCCAGCAGAGCTCCCATGATGCACAGCAGCAGGAGGTAGAGGACGATAACCTGGAGGTGGTGGGACTCGACTACTTGGTGAAATCAGGACCCAAAGGTAACAGAAAGGATTTAAAACAAGATGTTTAATGTGCAGAACATCAATAAATCATCCAGAATATCAGGAAGAATCTGAAGGAGCAGTTCTGATCTCTGATCACTGAGAAAGCTCTATGTGAAGAACCCTCATCCATCACCAGCTGATAGAACCTACAAGTGTATCTTTtaataatcacattttttaCATTCCCTTCAATTTTATAGTAAATAAGaccacatctatccaatgacttttactcaaatgcagactttttcattgaaatattattcattaaaatggcaaaatacAGGCATCGTTTTTTAAAGACTGacccaaaatctttttttttttttttttttttttttttttttttttgcggctctagtggcacgcgttttattgacagtgagctgacaggaagaggggggaagacaggcggcaaagcgccgcgggtcggagtctgTTTTGATTGCTGATTTTCTTTCAATTGAGCCCCAAAAAGTCAGCAAACTGTACGGCCATCATTTAATGAGGCAAATGTGAGCaacccattttcagttttagcTTTACAATAATTAACACAACCACTGTCTACAGAAAATCTGACGAATTTGTTAGTTaaaatactgcatgcccatattttgtggagcaggtcaaaataaaattttaaattacaaaataatgtcTGGgtaattttagtttgtttagttTGTAATTTTTGGCCCTCCAGTACTTTtcacttgacaattttggcccacgaGGAGAAGAGTTTGGACACCTCTGGACTAGATGGATCAGATGTTCTCCAGATGTTTGTTGGAAAAGGAGCATCCAGTCTGCTGTCAGCGACCAGTTCCTGTAGCCAGGATCTCTGGTAGGAGGTTGGATCATAGTATGGGCTTGGATCAGTACACTTGGCACAAGGCTTAGTAATGCAGAAAAGTCCAGCAGAGCTTTTAACATGGaggccagtaagagaagcggaccagaactaAGATACATCATCATACACCTGTcctgtgaaaataaaagcatttcacagcagcaacaaacCATTGAATAAACGGCTGTTCTCAGGGAAAGGCATTGGTtatgtgttgttctgattttaaccactaactgtcattattacttatagctccatTAAAgtgcaacattaaaaacagcaaatgataAATAATGAACCTCCAATATGATCTGTTTCCTCCATGTGATTCCAGGAGATGAGGAAGACTATGACTCTGCTGGAACAGATGAACTGTTTGAATCCAGGAGAAATCCACCTGCCCCCCCACAGGAGAAACCTTCATCAGCAACAACCAATCAGTGTTCAGCTGAAAGCAGAGACAAGAAGAGacaaaggaagagaaaagatCCATCTGGAGAAGTTTCCTCCAGTCGACCTTCAtcctccatgcagaaagagaaGCCAGCTGCAGTCCAGCCAGATTCACACAGAGATGACCATGAAGAGGAGGGAAACTCATCTGACTCGTCCTCAGATTTTGATTTCCCCGCCCTGTTTTCTCCTAACGCCAGCCATCTGAGGATCTCCTTGGCTGATTTACAGAAGCTGGCCGAGTCCAGAGTTCCCAGCATCTTCAGAACCGGACCGAAGCTGGAGTCCAGGCCCCCGGAAAGACCTAAATCCAAGGAGCCCATCACGCCCGATGAGATCCTCGCCTCCATCCTGGGAGAGGACAGCAGCAGCGAGGACGAAGAGCAGCAGAAGAGGAGCAAAACAGAAGAAGTACCGTCAACGTCGCTGCAGGTCTCAGAAGGAACCAAACCTCAGATGGAAGCTTCACTGACAGACAGGagtcagaggaggaggagggagaatgAGCAGAAGCTGATTTCTGAATCTCTACATGAGGCTACAGACAGTCAGAGACAGAAACCTGGAGGAACACAAACATCAGACTCTTCCTCTGGGagtgaagaagaggaggaggaagaggagggggaacTATCTGCAGCTGAGGATCAGCCTtcatccagcagcagctcagaggaAGAAGAGCAGGAGCCTGGAGCGGCTGCTCGTCCAGCTCCTGCTCCATGCAGCGAGTCCTCCTCcagccaggaggaggaggaagaggaggctcCTCCCCGGGTGGTGTTAGcagctgaggaggaagaggagctgcagaggaagGCCAACATGAGGAGGCTGGCTGCTCTCCAACAGAGACAGAAGGAGGCTGAGGAGCATCAGAGGCTCATCCAGGGAGCTCTGGCCAACCTGGTGGGTGTTCCTGCTTTTCTGACTGGGATCAAAGAACTGggatctggttctggttctggtgtcagATCGGTTCTAGATGGTCGGGATTAAAGATTGTTTTATAGAACAAACCTCTCTGATTCCAGACCTTAAAGTCAGCCTGATtgaaaaaccaaacattttacttaaaaatATGGGAGATTCTGTCCTTCTGTCCTAAAACGTCTGTTTGAAGCTTTAAAGTAATCATTTCtagctttattaaagttttaCTGGAAGTAACTTTGGCTTTTTAGGGTCTGAGCTACAGAAGATGATGTTTCCATGTTAGAGGAACCTCTGAGGAACCAGAGCAGGAACATTGGGAAATGCAGCTTTTTACCTGCGGTCTATGATGTGTTGCTAAGCAACGGCGTCGCCTCTCAGCTGACCTGCTCATGACGTCTCTACCGTGTTGTGACCCACTCTGCTTTGCTGCGTTGATTTAATTCAGACCCATGGAGGGTTTTCTAGCATCAGTGCCCTGCTTGAGTTCATGCAAATCAATAGGATTTaactctggactttgactaggccactccataATCTCACTTTGAACCTATCAGAGATGGTCTGACTGCCGGGCTTTAGATcattctgctgcagaacccaacTGAGCTTCAGCTGAAGGTCACAAACGAATGGCTGgtcattctccttcaggatatTCTGCTAGAGGGCAGAACCTGTTGTTCCATTAATTAAAGGACATCATCCAGAACATTTAGCAGCTAAACAGCCCAAAGCATCACACCACCTCCACCATGTCTGATTGTAGATAGGATGTCCTCTTTCTGAATCGCTGTGTTAGCTTTACAGCAGATGTAATGGGACCCACACCTTCCAGAAAGATCCACTTCTGTTTCAACTGTCCACAGAAGAAGTCTGGAGATCATGATGTttttgggtcagcagtggttctggtcttggtacccccccccccccccccccccattagaGGCCATTTATGCCCCAATCTGTCCCTCCTATGTCTGAatcatgacctctgaccttagCTGAGGCAGTGAGGCCTGCAGGGCTCCAGATGTTCTAGGTTcttctgggacctcctggaggagtcattgatgagctcttggagtaattttggtggGTCGGCTTCTCCTGGAAAGGTTCTCCATGGTTCCTGGTGTTCTCCATGTATGGATCATGGTTCTCTCTGTGGTTCTATGGACTCACAAAGCCTCAGAAATGACTTTGTAACCTTTTGCAGACTGATGGAGGTCAgagactttgtttctcatcttttattgaatttctttagatagaGGCGTGATGTTCGGTTCTTTAggtcttttagcctacttcgtgCTGTCAGGCAGGTTCTATTTAAGGGATATCTTGGTTTTGCAGTAATCAGGCTTGGTTGTGGCCACTGAAATGTAGTTAAATCACATTTAATTCATGTAggaccaggttggtttggacagattttccttttaacaaattaaatcatcgttttaaacctttttcttgtgtttactttattactttatttttctcagatattaacatttgttttattatctgaACTTAAACGTGagacagaaaaaacagaagaagtctGTAATCAGCATTGTCTCCTTGGATGAACGGTTAAAGACCTTCAGAACAGTGAACTTTGAGGTTTTTATTCTCCGTTTGTCTGCTTTGTTTCCTGGTTTCCATCAGGACGCTCCGCCTTCAGCCTCAGGGAAACACATCGTCTTCGGTTCGGATGATGAGGAAGAAAAGCCGGAGCTGGTTTCAGAGGTCAAAAAGTCAGCGACGCCTCTCTTCCaggacagccaatcagaggatgaagccacagctgatggagcagcagcagccaatcagagagtgGTGAGTGATGATCTGAGAgagtttattttagtgttttcagTTTCTCCTCCTCATAGAGCAGCGGTTCTCCTCTGCCTGTTTTCAGGAGCGTCTGAAGCCGTCGGGTCCGCAGCTGTTTGCTGACAGCGAAGATGATGAGGaaggtgatgaagaggaggatggCGGCAGATTTGACATCAGGCCGGAGTTTGAAGGTCGAGCTGGACAGAAGGTCTGAGCGCTCAGCTTGAGATTATTAACAGTTGTGCTGCACATCAGAGACTTCATGATTGATTAGGAACCACAGAGAACCTGCTGCAGTTTGATCCAAAGCCTCATTCGGGTCCAGTTGAGGTTCTGGTAAAGTCCAGGTTCTGGGTCTGCAGACCAGTCTACTGTGGGAAATGATCCATGAATTATTTATTGTCAAACCAAAGTGTTTGTTTCTCCTCCAGCTGATGGCGCTACAGTCTCGCTTTGGGACGGATGAGCGGTTCCGGATGGACTCCCGGTTcctgggggaggaggaggaggatgaagaggagcagACAGGTAAGTTTGGATAAAGGTAAAGTCAGGAGGAAGATGGAGGCGGGATGTTTGGGTTCACACTGAACCAGAGCTGGTTTGGTTCAGATTTAATCAGATCATTTTATGTTCTTTTCTGACCTCTGAGCATCGTTGCTTCATGATGTCTGTTGCTGGTCCGTTACAGtagaacatctgggcttcaagtTCTGCTTTATTCCATCTGATTGCttcttttttctgaaatctACTTTATTTTCATGCAGCTGAAGTCACAATAAAGCAGCTCCCAGCCTGAGAgtctggagattttttttctttttgctcctaaaaagcagaaaaattccaaatttgactgaaaacacaGTTTGATGCTGGATTCTGCTTCAGAACGTCCTCTAGAAACTCTTCACTCATAAAGACAAAACCATTCGGCAAAATTTAACATGTCTGGCGGCTAAATGTCCTGAAGTTTATCCTCAAGGTTCCCCAGTATGTTCCTCATCTCTAACGGATCAGAACCGACTCCATGTCAGGAGCAGCACAGGCGGCGCCTGCAGGAACATGACACATGCTAAACTATTAAAGGTTCAGTTTAAAGAGAGGTTTGGATTAGATCCACACACACATGTCGCTGTAACAGCCTGACCACACACAGCAGACACCTAAAGGTATCATGGAAAAATGATTATCAAGAAGCAAAATACTCTCTCAATACAGAGACCGGTTTTTATTGAAGGGAAACAGCATTGAAGGTGCAATTTTCCCCAAAATGCACCCCTAGTAaaactgtgtgtttttatagGGAACAGATGTACACAAACAGGAGGAGCCTCTGTGATGAACAAACAGCCTCATGTGACATAACAACTCCATCTTGACTCCTGACCTTTAACCTCTCCTACATCCTGTGAAGGACCCAGCTCTCCTCTCCGACTCTAAATTACCGTCATAACCCTTTGACACATTTTGACACACATGGAGATAATAAAGTTCTAAGAATGCTTTACGACAATGTAAATACACACTGAGAAACTGAACTCTGGTTAACCTTACATCTCTGCAAACACAGACTGTACACTATACCTGCTGTTCTGTTAAAGGTGACAACATGTTTTGCACACTGTTTAAATTTGGAAGCAGACAAGAAATGTTTCTATTTGCGAAGGTCCAAACAAAGTTTCTGTCAGGTCATTCTCCAGAAATCACACAACTCAGCTGCTTTTTGCAGTTCTCTTTGCACCAACATAAAACTCATTTTAACTGTTTGTTGTTCAGAAGCCCAGGAGAGTCTGATGGAGGACGATGAGGctctggaggaggagaagaagaagaatatgtCCATCCTGCAGAGCGTCCTCGGAAGCAGCCAGCAGACCAGCAGCAAGACAGCCGGCAAAGCCAAGAAGTTCAGGTGGGGCTCAGAGTCTGAATTACAGGTTCCTCTGAGCTAAAACGTTAActttgtaaaaactaaaatctgatTCTGTGTGCAGAGACGTTTCTGCGTTGCATTACGACCCGAGCAAAGAGGAACACGCTGCAtttgagaccaaaactgaaacCACGAAGGAGAGGTACAGAAACCGCCTCTAGCTGCAGTTTAAACACATTCATACACGTCTGAGTTTAATTAATGTTCATAGTGAAACTGGCCACTTCCTGCTCACTTTAATCTGTCTGGAGCTCGTTGGTTTTCACCTGAAACACAAAGTTTAGCTCAGAAAATCGTCAAATCAGCAGATCTTCCCTTTAAAGAAACAGGATTCAGACAAAAAGGTTTATCTGCTGCAGCCAGAGAGGTCCAGTCAGACGTTTCCCAGCAGGCTCCTGAAGTATCACTGGTTCTGTTC contains:
- the nol8 gene encoding nucleolar protein 8, with the protein product MRRLYVGGLNHTVTQKDLKDRFGKFGEVLDVELRTRRDEEGVPYKTFAYININVSDADLKKCLTVLNKSKWKGGTLQIETAKESFLHRLAQERQEAAERLLHKSSVEGEKQNLLDSLSKAGVENFTMKAAVPGSEVPGKKDWVVSKFGRVLPMLQLRCQKGIKTRTVKYDPSKYSHNIRKLDLTSPDETKSVTQLTWEVEGGDNDISKKRRGEFPPYEPIKAKKRRTDAVDSLNAFSRSRSKQNSDRNTDVNPLTNGFDLLTNHRAAPRKGRWFSDSDIDSDEEIHRLVAAQQSSHDAQQQEVEDDNLEVVGLDYLVKSGPKGDEEDYDSAGTDELFESRRNPPAPPQEKPSSATTNQCSAESRDKKRQRKRKDPSGEVSSSRPSSSMQKEKPAAVQPDSHRDDHEEEGNSSDSSSDFDFPALFSPNASHLRISLADLQKLAESRVPSIFRTGPKLESRPPERPKSKEPITPDEILASILGEDSSSEDEEQQKRSKTEEVPSTSLQVSEGTKPQMEASLTDRSQRRRRENEQKLISESLHEATDSQRQKPGGTQTSDSSSGSEEEEEEEEGELSAAEDQPSSSSSSEEEEQEPGAAARPAPAPCSESSSSQEEEEEEAPPRVVLAAEEEEELQRKANMRRLAALQQRQKEAEEHQRLIQGALANLDAPPSASGKHIVFGSDDEEEKPELVSEVKKSATPLFQDSQSEDEATADGAAAANQRVERLKPSGPQLFADSEDDEEGDEEEDGGRFDIRPEFEGRAGQKLMALQSRFGTDERFRMDSRFLGEEEEDEEEQTEAQESLMEDDEALEEEKKKNMSILQSVLGSSQQTSSKTAGKAKKFRDVSALHYDPSKEEHAAFETKTETTKESKAARRKKREEAQKLPEVSKEIYFEVSGDLKAVFGQTNDGSAEGEEEKNWDQVEEEEGGGEEEQLLSSFLSADPSTKSEDSTGFTFSFFGDEPEAGSGETTEYKAEKIQAPKVSWHQDPRFHDSSSEEEEEEEEEEEQRSSTEAKNTEEETPSKPDFFFFFFSSDDHRLKEGPRLFCRTSQLEDQRGQWEERRNTLRQEYRKKHKDARRKLKTSQKS